GCTGTCCTTGACGGCGTCGAGACGCTCCTCGCGCTCCTGCTTGCCGGTGATGGTCAGCGCCTGCGCCAGGTCGGCGGAGGCGGCGGACTCGACCGCGGCGTACACGTCGTCCTCGTAGTCGAGGAAGATCGGGAAGTCCTGGACCGGCTTGGCGGCCTGCTTGGCCAGCTCGGCCTGGGCCTCGCACAGCTGCTTGATGAAGGGCTTCGCGGCGTCGAGGCCGCTGGCCACCTTCTCCTCGGTCGGCGCCTCGGCACCGCTGCGGACGAGGTTGAAAGTCTCCTCGGTGGCCTCGGCCTCGACCATCATGATGGCGACGTCGCCGGTGTCGGTGACGCGACCGGCCACGACCATGTCGAAGACGGCGTCCTCGAGCTGGGTGTGGGTCGGGAAGGCCACCCACTGGTTCTCGATGAGGGCGACGCGGACGCCGCCGACGGGGCCGGAGAACGGCAGGCCGGAGAGCTGGGTCGACAGCGACGCGGCGTTGATCGCGAGCACGTCGTACGGGTTGTCGGGGTCGAGCGCCAGCACGGTGATGACGACCTGGACCTCGTTGCGCAGCCCCTTCTTGAAGGTCGGGCGCAGCGGGCGGTCGATCAGGCGGCAGGTGAGGATCGCGTCCTCACCGGGACGACCCTCGGACCGGAAGAACGAGCCGGGGATCTGGCCCACGGCGTACATCCGCTCCTCGACGTCGATCGTCAGGGGGAAGAAGTCGAAGTGGTCCTTGGGGTGCTTCCCGGCCGTGGTGGCCGAGAGCAGCATCGTGTCGTCGTCGAGGTAGGCGGTGACCGAGCCGGCCGCCTGACGGGCCAGCAGGCCGGTCTCGAACTTGACGGTGCGCTGACCGAACTTGCCGTTGTCGAGAACGGTCTCGACAGCAGAGATGACGGGTCCCTCCATGGGGATCTCCTTTTCGTTTCGCGGAGCGATCACGCGACGTCGACTGCCGTGCTGCGGCGCATCGACGATGAACAGCTGGCCAGCGAGTGCTGGCCGGTGGCCGGAGCCGGGGGCCGGTCTTCGATCGAGGCCCGCGGGTGCGTCGACCGGTGCTGCTGGTCGAGACCGCCCGAGGGCCACTACCGAGGACCGAGCCGGACGTTCGCGGTCGCTCCTGGGGTGATGGATTCAGTTGTGACGTGCCGGTGGTGCGGCTGCCGTGAACGGCAGCGGAGCGGCCACCTGGCACAGGTAGCCGCTCCGAGAGCTCATCGCCGCAGACCGAGGCGCTCCACGATGGAGCGGTAGCGGTTGATGTCTTCCTTCTGCATGTAGTTCAGCAGCCGACGACGGCGGCCGACCAGCAGCAGCAGGCCACGACGGGTGTGGTGGTCGTGCTTGTGCTTCTTCAGGTGCTCGGTGAGGTGAGCGATCCGGTGGCTGAGCAGCGCAACCTGGACCTCGGGGGAGCCGGTGTCGCCCTCGGTCAGGCCGTACTCGGCGACGATGTTCTTCTTGGTCTCAGCGTCAGTACCTGCAGACACAGGGTTCCTCTCGAGGTTCGTTGCGCGGCGCACCGGGGCTGGTTCACCCGGGCTCTGTGGATCCGCGGCCGTTGGACGGCAACCGAAGAAGACTATCAACCGACCCGCCCTACCCTGAAATCGTGCGTCGGGACAGGGAGCGGCCTTGACCTCTAGGGTCGACCCGGTCAGGATCCGTCGGCGCAGGAGGTCCGGTGCCCGCAGCCGAGCTGTCGTGGGAGCACCTCGTGTCCTGGGCGCTGCGCGGCGGCCCGGCACCGGTGCAGCTGACGGATGTCTCGGTGGCCAGGATCGCGGTCGCCGAGGAGCAGCTGCGGCTCGCCGGCCGCTCCGGCGCCGTCTACGGCCTCACGACCGGGGTCGGCGCCCTGCGCACCGTGCCGCGTCCCCAGCCGGTGCCCGACGACGGGTCCTCCCCCGGCCTGCGCCTGTGGCGCAGCCATGCCACCGGGATCGGCGAGACGTACGACGACGCGACCACCCGCGCCGGGATGGCGATACGCCTGCACCAGATCACGTCGGGACGGTCGGGCGTCAGCTCCGGGCTCGCCTCGTCGCTCGGCGACGCGATCGCCTCGGGCGCCCTGCCCGACCTGCACCGCTCCGGCTCGATCGGCACCGGGGACCTCGTCCCGCTCGCGCAGCTCGCGCTGACCCTGGTCGGCGAGCGCCCCTGGCGGTCGGGATCGGTCCCGGCCGCGCCCGTCGACGACAGCGACGCCCTGCCGTTCATGTCGAGCAACGCCCTGACGCTGGCGGCATCGGCCCTGGTGCACCACCGGCTGGTCCTCCTGTCGATCGCCGCGGAGAAGGTCGCCGCCCTCTCGGTCGCGGCGCTGCGCGGCTCGCTCGAGCCCTTCGACCCGCGCGTGCACGCCCGACGACCGGACGCCTCCCAGCAGCGTGTCGCCGGGCGGCTGATGGGGCTCCTCGCGGAGCCCCGCTGGACCCCCGCCCGCCTGCAGGACCCCTTCGCGCTGCGCACCCTCCCGCAGGTCCACGCGCCCTTCGTGGACGCGCTCTCGACCCTGGTGGAGTCGGTGCTGATCGAGGTGAATGACCCCACCGAGAACCCGCTGGTCGACGACGACGGCACGCCGCTGCACCACGGCGGCTACATGACCGCACGGCTCTCGGCCACCCTCGACGCCCTGCGCCAGGCCAGCTATCCGGTGATGGCGCTGTCGGCGGCCCGGCTGTCGGCCCTGGTCGACCCGGCCCTGACCGGGCTCCCGGCGTTCCTCGCCTCCGGGCCGCCGGACAGCTCCGGCGTGATGGTGCTGGAGTACGTCGCCCAGGACGCGCTCGCCCGGTGCCGACTGCTCACCTCACCGGTCTCCACCGGGAACCTCTCGATCTCGCTGGGTCTCGAGGAGCACGCCAGCTTCTCCACCCAGGCCGCCTGGGCCTGCGAGCGCATGGCGGAGCAGGCTCCGGTGGTGCTCGCGTGCGAGCTCGTCGCCGCGGTGCGGGCCCTGCGCATGGGCCCGGACCGGCTCGGGGACGGGCCTCTGCGCGAGCTGTTCGACCTGGCCGCCTCGAGGCTGGACGACGACCGGGCCGACCGGCCGCTCACCGAGGACCTCACCGCGGCCGTGAGCCTGGTCCAGCAGGGCCTCGGCGCCTGACATCGCCGTCTCGAGCCGACGACTCGGCAGGTTCTGTGAGACTGCCACAGTGACGACTGCCGCTGGAGCTCGGACCGCCCACACCGCCTGCAACCTGTGCGAGGCCATCTGCGGCCTCGTCCTCACCCTCGAGCCCGGCCCGGACGGCCGCGAGCGCGTGACCGGGGTGCGCGGCAACCCCGACGACCCGCTCTCGCGCGGCCACATCTGCCCCAAGGGCGTCGCGATCGCCGACGTGTACGACGACCCGGACCGTCTGCGCCGACCCCTCGTCCGGCAGCCCGACGGCACCCTGGCGGAGACGAGCTGGGACGAGGCGGTCCGGGCGGCCGTGGAGGGGTTGGCCGGGGTGCAGGAGCGGCACGGACGCGACGCCGTGGCGGCGTACCTCGGGAACCCGAACGTCCACAGCCTCGGCTCGATGACGCACGGCACGCAGCTGGTGAAGGCGCTCGGCAGCCGCAACGCCTACTCCGCCACGTCGGTCGACCAGCTGCCGGCGCAGCTCGCGGCGCACCTGCTCTTCGGCCACCAGCTGCTGATCCCGATCCCCGACCTGGACCGCACCGACCTCTTCGTCGTGCTCGGCGCGAACCCGATGGCGTCCAACGGCTCGCTCATGACGGTGCCGGACTTCCCGGGCCGGCTGCGCGAGCTTAAGGCCCGCGGTGGGCGCATGGTCGTGCTCGACCCGCGGCGCACCGAGACGGCGAAGGCCGCCGACGAGCACCACTTCGTGCGCCCCGGCACGGACGCCGCCGTGCTGCTGGCCATGCTCAACGTCGTGCTCGCCGAGGGTCTCGAGCGCGTGCCGGAGTACGTCGACGGCCTCGACGCCCTGCGCGACGCGGTCGCACCCTGCACCCCCGAGCTGGCCGCGCGGGTCTCCGGCGTGCCGGCCGCGACCATCGAGGCCCTGGCCCGGGAGGTCGCGACCACCGAGCGGGCCGCGGTCTACGGCCGGATGGGCGTCTCCACGCAGGGCTTCGGCACGGTGTGCGCGTGGGCGATCAGCTGCCTCAACACCGTGACCGGCCACCTCGACGTGCCCGGCGGGGTCATGTTCACCGACCCGGCGGTCGACATCGTCGGCCGTGGGCTGATCGGTCGCGGGCACCACGACAAGTACCGCAGCCGCGTCCGCGACCTGCCCGAGACCGGCAGCGAGCTGCCCGTCGCGACCCTGGCCGACGAGATGCTCACCCCCGGCAAGGGCCAGGTCCGCGGCCTGCTGACGGTGGCGGGCAACCCGGTGCTGTCGACCCCCGACGGCGCGCGGCTCGACGAGGCGATCGCCGGGCTCGAGTTCCGGGTCGCGGTCGACATCTACCTCAACGAGACCACCCGGCACGCCGACGTGGTCCTGCCGCCGACGACCACGCTGGAGCGCGACCACTACGACCTGGCGTTCCACGCGCTCGCCGTACGCAACACGGCGCGGTTCAGCCGCGCCGTCCTGCCGAAGCCCGACGACGCCCGCCACGACTGGGAGATCTTCCGCGACCTGGCCCTGGGGCTGATGCGGAGGTCCGGGCGCAGCCAGCCGTGGAAGCGGTGGGCCGTGACGCAGGCGCGCATGCGGCTCTCCCCCACCCGGATCATCGACGGGCTGCTGCGCACCGGCGGTCGCCGGCTCTCGGTCCGTGCGCTGACGCAGCACCCCGAGGGCGTCGACCTGGGGCCGCTGGAGCCACGCCTGCCGGCCCGGCTGATGACGCACAGCTTGAGGGTCGACCTGGCCCAGCCCCTCCCCCTCGGTGAGCTGCCGCGCGTGCTGGCGCTGGCCGACGAGGTCCCCGGCGACGGCGAGCTGCTGCTGATCGGGAGAAGGCATCAGCGTGACAACAACTCGTGGATGCACAACGCCGAGCGGCTGACGCGCGGTCGTGCGCGGCACCAGCTCTTCATGCACCCCGACGACCTTGCGGCACGCGGCCTCGCGGACGGTACGACGGTCGAGGTCGCCAGCCGGGTGGGCAAGGTCAGCGTCGAGGTGAGCGCCACCGCGGACGTGATGCCGGGCGTGGTGTCGCTGCCGCACGGCTACGGCCACGCCCGCAACCCCGGGATGGACCGTGCCCGTCAGGTGCCGGGCGTCTCCATCAACGACCTGACCGACCCCGAGCGTCTCGACGTCAGCGGCAACGCGGCCTTCAGCGGCGTACCGGTGACGGTGTCCGGCGGCTGAGCGGCTCCTGCTTCCCGAACGAAACCGGCGCTTCCCGAGTGATGCTTCGCTCGGGAAGCGCCGGTTTCACTAGGTACCTGGTGAAACCGACACGGGCCCCTCAGGCGTCGAGGACGGCGCGCACGGCGGCGCGGGCCTCGTGCGGGTCGGAGGCGGCGAGCGCCACCTCGGCGGCGCGGGTGCAGGCCTCGTCGGAGGTGGCGCCGAGCTGGGCGCCCACGGCGCGGACGGCGTTGGGGGCCATCGAGAGCGACGTGATGCCCATCCCGACGAGCACGGTGGCCAGCGCGGGGTCGGCGGCGGCCTCGCCGCACACCCCGACGGGCTTGCCGTGCTTCTTGCCGGCGGCGGCCGTCATGGCGATCAGCCGCAGCACGGCCGGCTGCCACGGGTCGGTGAGGTGGGCCAGGCCGGCCGACATCCGGTCGGCGGCCATGGAGTACTGCGTCAGGTCGTTGGTGCCGATCGACATGAAGTCG
This DNA window, taken from Nocardioides sp. HDW12B, encodes the following:
- the rpsO gene encoding 30S ribosomal protein S15; the protein is MSAGTDAETKKNIVAEYGLTEGDTGSPEVQVALLSHRIAHLTEHLKKHKHDHHTRRGLLLLVGRRRRLLNYMQKEDINRYRSIVERLGLRR
- a CDS encoding aromatic amino acid lyase; protein product: MPAAELSWEHLVSWALRGGPAPVQLTDVSVARIAVAEEQLRLAGRSGAVYGLTTGVGALRTVPRPQPVPDDGSSPGLRLWRSHATGIGETYDDATTRAGMAIRLHQITSGRSGVSSGLASSLGDAIASGALPDLHRSGSIGTGDLVPLAQLALTLVGERPWRSGSVPAAPVDDSDALPFMSSNALTLAASALVHHRLVLLSIAAEKVAALSVAALRGSLEPFDPRVHARRPDASQQRVAGRLMGLLAEPRWTPARLQDPFALRTLPQVHAPFVDALSTLVESVLIEVNDPTENPLVDDDGTPLHHGGYMTARLSATLDALRQASYPVMALSAARLSALVDPALTGLPAFLASGPPDSSGVMVLEYVAQDALARCRLLTSPVSTGNLSISLGLEEHASFSTQAAWACERMAEQAPVVLACELVAAVRALRMGPDRLGDGPLRELFDLAASRLDDDRADRPLTEDLTAAVSLVQQGLGA
- a CDS encoding molybdopterin-dependent oxidoreductase; the encoded protein is MTTAAGARTAHTACNLCEAICGLVLTLEPGPDGRERVTGVRGNPDDPLSRGHICPKGVAIADVYDDPDRLRRPLVRQPDGTLAETSWDEAVRAAVEGLAGVQERHGRDAVAAYLGNPNVHSLGSMTHGTQLVKALGSRNAYSATSVDQLPAQLAAHLLFGHQLLIPIPDLDRTDLFVVLGANPMASNGSLMTVPDFPGRLRELKARGGRMVVLDPRRTETAKAADEHHFVRPGTDAAVLLAMLNVVLAEGLERVPEYVDGLDALRDAVAPCTPELAARVSGVPAATIEALAREVATTERAAVYGRMGVSTQGFGTVCAWAISCLNTVTGHLDVPGGVMFTDPAVDIVGRGLIGRGHHDKYRSRVRDLPETGSELPVATLADEMLTPGKGQVRGLLTVAGNPVLSTPDGARLDEAIAGLEFRVAVDIYLNETTRHADVVLPPTTTLERDHYDLAFHALAVRNTARFSRAVLPKPDDARHDWEIFRDLALGLMRRSGRSQPWKRWAVTQARMRLSPTRIIDGLLRTGGRRLSVRALTQHPEGVDLGPLEPRLPARLMTHSLRVDLAQPLPLGELPRVLALADEVPGDGELLLIGRRHQRDNNSWMHNAERLTRGRARHQLFMHPDDLAARGLADGTTVEVASRVGKVSVEVSATADVMPGVVSLPHGYGHARNPGMDRARQVPGVSINDLTDPERLDVSGNAAFSGVPVTVSGG